From the genome of Romeriopsis navalis LEGE 11480, one region includes:
- a CDS encoding DUF4347 domain-containing protein — protein LTPYSPPSSAPSQLIFIDAQIDAIDTLTRDLDRDHTQVFILDATRDGLSQISQTLSQFAAIDSLHILSHGSAGTLQLGSNTVNNQTLQTQASQLSNWRNHLTDTADILFYGCDVGSGDSGNSFITTFSQLTGADIAASSDRTGHASLGGDWDLEKTTGTIDTAIPFNPAVQQAYNAILPITIYAAGSTNAEQMQLQINGTTVQTWNNISGNVDTNTFQAYTYNGNNIDPNSVRVAFTNDLFDPANGIDRNLVVDRVIIDGTTYQTEDPSVFSTGTWKPADGITPGFRESEVLHANGYFQFAANTPNNGDIIEIRARGDEGTEQFILEIAGNTVASFTTSTSDQTFTYQASGSVTADQVRISFVNDQYDPTNGIDSNLTVDFVTIAGTVFQTEDPSVFSTGTWKPTDGITPGFRESEILHANGYFQFDTLEPAPDLSQGLVGHWQFNETSHTTAVSDASGNNNNGTNVNIAPGITSYSGPINSAPIFDDFNPRSWNFDGVNDHVRIDSSPELDLSDGTFSQSVWIRPTITDNNYHGILGYQNGAGSNNRAPSLWVKDQTKIHAGFGDGTNWNNFITGDVLQLNEWNHVVSRFDGTDYTIHVDGQQVFSSDAFAGRKPTSVSRIDIGRVDNYFKGQIDEVRIYDRALNNNEIKSLYIEQPTAAQVGSWSTPINFPNIPVAAAVLPNGKVVTWSSWDRFTFGGGNSPKQSYTSIWDPNTGEVSEVLVTNTAHDMFCPGIAMLPDGRLLVNGGGEFVRSTSIYDFETGQWSDGPDMNSRRWYNSTLTLGDGQVFTIGGNRSTSGTRLNTGPAEILDLSGNWKFLNNALIDPIGTSGDRGAEHPQIFLAPNGKVFAAGPSSTMYWYDTTGNGAVTAAGPRGDSPYSQVGAAVMYDTGKILTTGGSNRYGSGGTVYNTAYAIDINNANNVTVTKQNNMAYARDYQTGVVLPNGQVMIIGGEQGNRAFNDSRAVYRPEVWNPATGAWSLLDNHEIPRTYHSVALLLPDGRVMAGGGGLRGAGSPVNHPDVEVFTPAYLYNADGTLADRPIIGSSPNSVSYNQTFSIQMNSSEPITKFNLVRMSAVTHGVNTDQRFLSVNAINQGNNTYSLQAPQNGNIAPPGHYMLFALNSKGVPSVAKTIQIV, from the coding sequence ACCTCACCCCCTACAGCCCACCATCCAGCGCCCCCAGCCAACTCATCTTCATCGACGCCCAGATTGACGCGATCGACACCCTCACCCGCGACCTCGACCGCGATCACACCCAAGTCTTTATCCTCGACGCCACCCGCGACGGCCTCAGCCAAATCAGCCAAACCCTGAGCCAATTTGCCGCGATCGACAGCCTCCACATCCTCTCCCACGGCAGCGCCGGCACCCTCCAACTCGGCAGCAACACCGTCAACAACCAGACCCTCCAAACCCAAGCCAGCCAGCTATCCAACTGGCGTAATCACCTCACCGATACCGCCGACATCCTGTTCTACGGCTGTGACGTCGGCTCCGGCGACTCAGGCAACAGCTTTATCACAACCTTCAGCCAACTCACCGGAGCCGATATCGCCGCTTCAAGCGATCGGACAGGCCATGCCAGCCTCGGCGGTGACTGGGACTTAGAAAAAACAACGGGCACGATCGACACCGCCATTCCCTTCAATCCCGCGGTGCAGCAAGCCTACAACGCCATTTTGCCCATCACCATCTACGCTGCCGGTTCCACCAACGCCGAACAAATGCAGCTCCAGATCAATGGCACCACCGTGCAAACCTGGAACAACATTAGTGGCAACGTTGACACCAACACATTCCAAGCCTATACCTACAACGGCAACAACATCGATCCCAACAGCGTGCGCGTCGCCTTTACCAACGATCTGTTCGATCCGGCCAATGGCATCGATCGCAATCTCGTCGTCGATCGGGTGATCATCGACGGCACCACCTACCAAACCGAAGATCCCAGCGTCTTCTCCACGGGCACCTGGAAACCCGCCGATGGCATCACCCCCGGCTTCCGCGAAAGCGAAGTCCTCCACGCCAACGGCTACTTCCAATTCGCCGCCAATACCCCCAACAATGGCGACATCATCGAAATCCGCGCCCGGGGCGATGAAGGCACCGAACAATTTATCCTCGAAATCGCTGGCAATACCGTCGCCAGCTTCACCACCAGCACCAGCGATCAAACCTTCACCTACCAAGCCAGTGGCAGCGTCACCGCCGACCAAGTCCGCATTTCCTTCGTCAACGATCAATACGACCCCACCAACGGTATCGACAGCAACCTCACCGTTGACTTTGTGACGATCGCCGGCACAGTCTTCCAAACCGAAGACCCCAGCGTTTTCTCCACCGGCACCTGGAAACCCACCGATGGCATTACCCCCGGCTTCCGCGAAAGCGAAATCCTCCACGCCAACGGCTACTTCCAATTCGACACCCTCGAACCGGCACCGGACCTGAGCCAAGGTCTGGTCGGCCACTGGCAATTCAACGAAACCAGCCACACTACCGCCGTCAGCGATGCCTCCGGCAACAATAACAATGGCACCAACGTCAACATCGCCCCCGGCATCACCTCCTATAGCGGCCCGATCAACAGCGCCCCAATCTTTGACGACTTCAATCCCCGCAGTTGGAACTTTGATGGCGTCAATGACCACGTCCGCATCGACAGCAGCCCCGAACTCGATCTGAGCGACGGCACTTTTAGCCAATCCGTCTGGATTCGGCCCACCATCACCGACAACAACTATCACGGCATCCTCGGCTACCAAAACGGCGCCGGCAGCAACAACCGCGCCCCCAGTCTTTGGGTCAAGGACCAAACCAAAATCCACGCCGGTTTCGGTGACGGCACCAACTGGAATAACTTCATCACTGGCGACGTCCTCCAGTTAAACGAATGGAACCACGTCGTCAGCCGCTTCGACGGCACCGACTACACCATTCACGTCGATGGCCAACAAGTCTTCTCCAGCGATGCCTTCGCCGGACGCAAACCCACCAGCGTCTCCCGTATCGACATTGGCCGCGTTGACAACTACTTCAAAGGTCAAATCGACGAAGTCCGCATCTACGATCGCGCCCTCAACAACAACGAAATCAAATCTCTCTACATCGAACAGCCCACTGCCGCCCAGGTCGGTAGCTGGAGCACGCCTATCAATTTCCCGAATATTCCCGTCGCGGCCGCCGTCCTGCCCAACGGCAAAGTCGTCACCTGGTCATCTTGGGACCGCTTCACCTTCGGCGGCGGCAACAGTCCCAAGCAGTCCTACACCTCGATTTGGGACCCTAACACGGGCGAAGTCAGTGAAGTGCTTGTGACAAATACCGCCCACGATATGTTCTGTCCCGGCATCGCCATGCTGCCCGATGGCCGCCTATTGGTGAATGGCGGCGGCGAATTCGTCCGCTCCACCAGTATCTACGACTTCGAAACAGGTCAATGGAGCGACGGCCCCGACATGAATAGCCGCCGCTGGTACAACTCCACCCTAACGCTGGGGGATGGCCAGGTGTTTACGATCGGCGGCAATCGCAGCACCAGCGGCACCCGGCTCAACACCGGCCCCGCCGAAATTCTCGACCTCTCCGGCAACTGGAAGTTCTTGAACAACGCCCTGATTGACCCGATCGGCACAAGCGGCGATCGCGGTGCCGAACACCCCCAGATTTTCCTCGCCCCCAATGGCAAAGTCTTTGCCGCCGGACCCAGCTCGACCATGTATTGGTACGACACCACGGGTAACGGCGCCGTCACCGCCGCCGGGCCACGGGGCGATAGTCCCTACAGCCAAGTCGGTGCCGCCGTCATGTACGACACCGGCAAAATCCTCACCACGGGTGGCTCCAACCGCTACGGCAGCGGCGGCACGGTATACAATACGGCCTACGCGATCGACATTAACAACGCCAACAATGTCACCGTCACCAAGCAAAACAATATGGCCTATGCCCGCGACTACCAAACCGGTGTCGTTTTGCCGAATGGCCAAGTCATGATCATCGGGGGCGAACAGGGTAACCGCGCCTTCAACGACTCCCGTGCCGTCTACCGGCCCGAAGTCTGGAATCCGGCAACTGGGGCATGGAGTTTGCTTGATAATCATGAGATTCCGCGCACCTATCATTCCGTCGCGCTGCTGCTGCCCGATGGGCGGGTCATGGCCGGTGGGGGCGGTTTGCGCGGTGCCGGTAGTCCGGTCAATCATCCCGATGTTGAAGTCTTCACCCCCGCCTATCTCTACAACGCCGATGGCACCCTCGCCGATCGCCCCATCATTGGCAGTAGCCCCAACAGCG